In Calonectris borealis chromosome 29, bCalBor7.hap1.2, whole genome shotgun sequence, one genomic interval encodes:
- the LOC142094293 gene encoding signaling lymphocytic activation molecule-like, translated as MNRGMGCSACLWLLISLGRVWGMGRGARETVLGTLGKATILRIPPELQDLTRRFGAAMWKRDTEDPQSKLVILKYVDDNYTNYLQGQTRFHKLDFSLEILNTSRQDRQLYEYTVSKGPEEKVWQIQLEVYEPVSDPSIQILGWALANGSCTVTLNCTAERGDNISYSWGSQDTSTLGFCSHNGSLLHLSYPLQNPSIACACTVSNPVSSRVVPFNSSECSYEQGGSAGLRMEHLVLMVVVPIATVVILAVLFMVTHLVMPIASQEQEPSPPTEDSVVHTIYSQVQRVEKQKVPPAAEHPSCTTIYAAATGLPPDTAPAPDRAPRPLRSPSTEPPTLQGHPPLSQSPDKEPTTVYASVMMPMA; from the exons ATGAACCGCGGCATGGGCTGCAGCGCGTGTCTCTGGCTGCTGATCTCTCTCGGCCGGGTTTGGG GCATGGGCCGCGGGGCGAGGGAGACGGTGCTGGGCACCCTGGGGAAGGCGACGATATTGCGGATCCCCCCCGAACTCCAGGACCTCACCCGGCGCTTCGGGGCGGCCATGTGGAAGCGGGACACGGAGGACCCGCAGAGTAAGCTCGTCATTCTCAAGTACGTGGATGACAACTACACCAACTACCTGCAGGGACAGACTCGCTTCCACAAGTTGGACTTCTCCCTGGAGATCCTGAACACCAGCCGGCAAGACAGGCAGCTCTACGAGTACACCGTCAGCAAGGGGCCGGAGGAGAAAGTCTGGCAGATACAGCTGGAGGTGTATG agCCGGTGTCCGATCCCAGCATCCAGATCCTCGGCTGGGCGCTGGCCAACGGCAGCTGCACCGTCACCCTCAACTGCACGGCGGAGCGAGGGGACAACATCTCCTACAGCTGGGGCAGCCAGGACACCAGCACCTTGGGGTTCTGCTCCCACAATGGCAGCCTCCTGCACCTCTCCTACCCCCTGCAAAATCCAAGCATCGCCTGCGCCTGCACGGTCAGCAACCCTGTCAGCAGCCGGGTCGTCCCCTTCAATTCCTCCGAGTGCAGCTACGAGCAAGGGG GCAGCGCCGGGCTGAGGATGGAGCATCTCGTGCTGATGGTGGTGGTGCCCATCGCCACAGTGGTGATACTCGCCGTGCTCTTCATGGTCACCCATTTGGTCATGCCCATCG ccagccaggagcaggagccCTCGCCGCCCACCGAGGACAGCGTGGTGCACACCATCTACTCCCAAGTGCAACGGGTGGAG AAGCAGAAAGTGCCCCCCGCCGCTGAGCACCCCTCCTGCACCACCATCTACGCCGCAGCCACTGGCCTGCCCCCGGATACGGCCCCGGCCCCTGACAGAGCCCCCCGCCCCCTGCGCAGCCCCTCGACAGAGCCTCCCACCCTGCAGGGCCACCCACCCCTCTCGCAG AGCCCCGACAAGGAGCCCACGACAGTTTACGCCAGCGTGATGATGCCCATGGCCTGA
- the LOC142094295 gene encoding CD48 antigen-like — MAAGLTRVLLFLLFIVQAWAWHGPSSEVVGAVRGVAYLSPSLQNQNSYHQIHWRRNNSVKIASRNGGANVQYPNSTYKGRLELFPNNTLKISCLQKNDSSMYQVYLEDEVGKEHIENILLTVYDLVPKPTVDAKVIRDEPTRCKATLKCSVGLEGVTYEWIPPSKFLLEGAGASEQHVSFDPSIETYICKVSNPVSSNNASLTYRHPCSWTAESSAAASCTTTSVLVALGHHLLLLFLLTLA; from the exons ATGGCGGCAGGGCTTACAAGggtgctcctcttcctcctcttcatcgtGCAAG CCTGGGCATGGCACGGTCCATCATCGGAGGTGGTTGGGGCCGTTCGTGGGGTGGCATATCTCAGTCCCAGCCTGCAAAACCAGAACTCCTACCACCAAATCCACTGGCGGCGCAACAATTCCGTGAAGATCGCCAGCCGGAATGGTGGGGCGAATGTCCAGTACCCCAACAGCACCTACAAGGGGCGCCTGGAACTCTTCCCCAACAACACCCTAAAAATCAGCTGCCTGCAGAAAAACGACAGCAGCATGTACCAGGTGTACCTGGAGGACGAGGTGGGCAAGGAGCACATTGAAAACATCCTCTTGACGGTGTACG ATCTGGTCCCGAAGCCCACTGTGGATGCCAAAGTGATCAGGGATGAGCCGACGCGGTGCAAAGCCACCCTGAAGTGCTCGGTGGGGCTCGAAGGGGTGACCTACGAGTGGATCCCCCCCAGCAAGTTCCTGCTGGAGGGTGCGGGTGCCTCTGAGCAGCACGTCTCCTTCGACCCCTCGATAGAAACCTACATCTGCAAAGTCAGCAACCCTGTCTCCTCCAACAACGCCTCGCTGACCTACAGGCACCCCTGCTCCTGGACAG ctgAGTCCTCCGCTGCTGCATCCTGCACCACCACCAGCgtgctggtggccctgggacaccacctcctcctcctcttcctcctcactctgGCTTAA
- the LOC142094040 gene encoding natural killer cell receptor 2B4-like, with protein MHRRGGPWRPPALLALLCLVLPAAAGGQGPPECREQAVSASRALQLLPEKPPQGWAKVEWRVVLDAGDQWRILTAEKNEAASSSVGPFSGRAVFQWETLSLRISPVSPADSGVYKADFEDTSGAVTALCFRVWVWEPVRQLRLEARILHQEQGRCNFSLLCTVPGADNVSYSWSCSGDLPGAVEHQPWLHPQVHGDADPTVCHCNASNPVSWSTASTDLAAACRAAAPGLFSIVPWWAVATSLGLALAISVALVVTCYWWRKRGKDSPGGHVEQTLTDYREMGKARTSRDPNGTSEATTQGNTIYAVICTKTPGLSHSQEPESRTIYSTVQPTRKSPSPRRKRLDPALVSTAYVEATGGSRRWCPPLQTLPPAPAGHHLS; from the exons ATGCACCGGCGCGGGGGTCCCTGGCGCCCGCCGGCACTGCTGGCGCTGCTCTGCCTGGTGCTgccggccgcggccggcggccaAG GACCCCCGGAATGCCGGGAACAAGCCGTGTCTGCCAGCAGAGCGCTGCAGCTGCTGCCGGAGAAACCCCCGCAGGGGTGGGCGAAGGTGGAATGGAGAGTGGTACTGGATGCAGGAGACCAGTGGCGGATCCTGACGGCTGAGAAGAATGAAGCAGCCTCATCCTCCGTGGGTCCTTTTTCCGGGAGAGCTGTTTTCCAGTGGGAGACCCTCTCCCTGCGGATCAGCCCGGTCAGCCCGGCAGACAGCGGGGTCTACAAGGCAGATTTTGAGGACACATCGGGTGCCGTTACTGCCCTGTGCTTCCGCGTGTGGGTGTGGG AGCCCGTCCGCCAGCTGCGCCTGGAGGCACGCATCCTGCACCAGGAGCAGGGCCGGTGCAACTTCTCGCTGCTCTGCACCGTGCCCGGTGCCGACAACGTCTCCTACAGCTGGTCCTGCAGCGGGGACCTCCCGGGAGCCGTGGAGCACCAGCCCTGGCTGCACCCGCAGGTCCACGGGGACGCCGACCCCACCGTCTGCCACTGCAACGCGAGCAACCCGGTGAGCTGGAGCACGGCCAGCACCGATCTCGCGGCAGCCTGCCGTGCTGCGGCCCCAG ggcTTTTCAGCATCGTTCCATGGTGGGCAGTGGCCACGTCGCTGGGGCTGGCACTGGCCATCTCAGTAGCCCTCGTTGTCACCTGCTACTGGTGGAGGAAGCGAGGAAAGGACTCCCCGGGAG GACACGTCGAGCAGACGCTGACTGACTACAGGGAGATGGGCAAAGCCCGAACCAGCCGAGACCCC AATGGGACCAGTGAGGCCACCACGCAAGGAAACACCATCTACGCTGTCATCTGCACCAAAACGCCG GGACTCAGCCACTCTCAGGAGCCCGAAAGCCGCACCATCTACTCCACGGTTCAGCCCACCAGGAAG TCTCCTTCTCCCAGGAGGAAGAGGCTGGACCCAGCTTTGGTTTCCACTGCCTACGTAGAG GCTACGGGGGGTTCTAGACGCTGGTGCCCACCGTTGCAGACCTTGCCCCCGGCTCCTGCCGGCCACCACCTCTCCTAG
- the LOC142094081 gene encoding natural killer cell receptor 2B4-like, translating into MYGEEITPTGWAERCRCGIPLRWRWLCPLASHGASPGAAGPRSPRSALGPPECREQAVSAGGALQLLPEKPPQGWARVEWRVVLGAGHQRRILTAEKNEAAPSSVGPFSGRAVFQRETLSLRISPVSPADSGVYKADFEDTSGAVTALCFRVWVWEPVRQPCLEARILHQEQGRCNLSLLCTVPSADNVSYSWSCSGDPPGAVEHQPWLHPQVHGDADPTVCRCNASNPVSWSTASTDLVAACRAAAPGWWDKWFRGEFLPLQLQNEVWDLNPYGINKWESEGAALPAGAGQAAHSRGRHARP; encoded by the exons ATGTATGGGGAGGAAATAACCCCCACG GGATGGGCAGAGCGGTGCCGGTGTGGGATCCCCCTGCGGTGGCGGTGGCTGTGCCCCCTCGCCAGCCACGGAGCATCTCCCGGGGCCGCGGGCCCTCGCTCACCCCGCTCCGCTTTAGGACCCCCGGAATGCCGGGAACAAGCCGTGTCTGCCGGCGGAGCGCTGCAGCTGCTGCCGGAGAAGCCCCCGCAGGGGTGGGCGAGGGTGGAATGGAGAGTGGTACTGGGTGCAGGACACCAGCGGCGGATCCTGACGGCTGAGAAGAATGAAGCAGCCCCATCCTCCGTGGGTCCTTTTTCCGGGAGAGCTGTTTTCCAGCGGGAGACCCTCTCCCTGCGGATCAGCCCGGTCAGCCCGGCAGACAGCGGGGTCTACAAGGCAGATTTTGAGGACACATCGGGTGCCGTTACTGCCCTGTGCTTCCGCGTGTGGGTGTGGG AGCCCGTCCGCCAGCCGTGCCTGGAGGCACGCATCCTGCACCAGGAGCAGGGCCGGTGCAACCTCTCGCTGCTCTGCACCGTGCCCAGCGCCGACAACGTCTCCTACAGCTGGTCCTgcagcggggaccccccgggAGCCGTGGAGCACCAGCCCTGGCTGCACCCGCAGGTCCACGGGGACGCCGACCCCACCGTCTGCCGCTGCAACGCGAGCAACCCGGTGAGCTGGAGCACGGCCAGCACCGATCTCGTGGCAGCCTGCCGTGCTGCGGCCCCGGGTTGGTGGGACAAATGGTTTCGGGGGGAGTTTCTACCCCTCCAGCTCCAAAATGAGGTTTGGGACTTAAATCCATATGGGATAAATAAGTGGGAG AGCGAAGGGGCTGCTCTGCCCGCCGGTGCTGGCCAGGCTGCTCACAGCCGCGGCCGTCACGCACGTCCTTGA
- the LOC142094041 gene encoding uncharacterized protein LOC142094041, with protein sequence MAGAGATFLCCVLLAAAGGLRLCCGIELLKGLKGQSLSFPALQPAEVPDIARVTWRSQGLHIAEAKPRAKIFIVDYLPEFHGRLLIHPTNLSLEISPLKLEDSGRYEVVVDTLSDPTKPKTFSYLLLVHGGWPKTAAGTGDTGGHSGSTATPRGATKPHAGDAPTPGAGGGQPPGDGGGPEVCGVRDRYCVVKGYLVATIFGPLLILVAAIHVVTRDKATEPGDEVSAGSEPPGFTAPQGPSPWQR encoded by the exons ATGGCCGGAGCCGGGGCCACGTTTCTCTGCTGCGTGTTGTTAGCGGCAGCCGGGG GTCTGCGTCTCTGCTGCGGCATCGAGCTGCTGAAGGGGCTGAAGGGACAGTCCCTGTCCTTCCCGGCCCTGCAGCCCGCGGAGGTCCCAGACATCGCGAGGGTCACCTGGAGGTCCCAGGGGCTCCACATCGCCGAGGCCAAGCCCAGGGCGAAGATCTTCATCGTCGACTACCTGCCCGAATTCCATGGCCGGCTGCTCATCCACCCCACCAACCTGTCACTGGAGATCAGTCCGCTGAAGCTGGAGGACAGCGGGAGGTACGAGGTGGTCGTGGACACCTTGTCTGACCCCACCAAGCCAAAGACCTTTTCCTACTTATTGCTGGTTCATG GTGGCTGGCCCAAGACGGCGGCCGGGACCGGTGACACGGGAGGACACAGCGGCAGCACCGCGACACCCCGGGGAGCGACCAAGCCCCATGCTGGAGACGCCCCGACACCGGGCGCAggtggggggcagcccccgggcgaTGGTGGGGGGCCGGAGGTGTGCGGGGTGCGGGACCGCTACTGCGTGGTGAAGGGGTATCTCGTGGCCACCATCTTCGGGCCGCTGCTGATACTGGTGGCCGCCATCCACGTTGTGACCAGGGACAAAGCCACCGAGCCGGGGGATGAGGTCTCAGCGGGGTCTGAGCCCCCCGGCTTCACCGCTCCGCAGGGACCATCCCCGTGGCAGCGATGA